agaagagatGATTTTGTGATTTGTAATTCTTGACAAAGGAGGGAACATGAGAGGACACTAAACAGTTTTCTTTGTTCAATTATGGTTTTAATGCATGATATATATTAGGACTTAACTAAGACATACATATACTAGACtgttgaaataaaattaaattaaaaacatggTTTTGATGAGAAATAAAAAGGCTCTGGCCTCTTACGCTTTTTGTGCCCCTCGCTCTGGCCTGTATCTCAGTCGCCTGAGCTAGCCTAGCTCCTCGGCCCCAAGCTAAGAATTTCATAACTGGCCTTGCACCAACGCTTTTTTAAGCAAAGGTTCCCATTCTCTAACAAATATTTCACCACATTTTCCTCTTCTTCTGTTCCTTTATACGCAATCCACTCAACAGTTTCGAGACTGGACATCAAACATTCAGGAATACAACTCGGTCGCTCCCAGTTAGTTCGGACATTTCGAGAATTTTGGCAGCTGTGTCTCTGAgagataaacaaacaaacaaacaaagttgAAATTAAATAGAAGATGCAGGCGACATCAACCAGGTTAAGACCATAACTTACCGTTCTCGAGAGCCTGAGAACTCGGAGTTTAGGAGAATGTTTGAGGATAATATTCAACCAATCTAAGGAACACATAACACAAAGCTCTAGAGACACGAGCTGATCAAAGTCGCCTTTTAGACATGAATCCTGCAAAAGTGTCAGCACATAAGTAAGTGGCAAAAACTAAATGTAATGACTGGAGAAACATATAGAGTTTTACCATTTGTGGTTTTAAACACAAGGAAAGTAGTTTAGCTGAGGTAAGAGATCTCAGAAGCTTGTCAGAATCACAAAATCTAAGGTGGATCTCTGCTTCCAATTTATCAGGGATATTCACTAATGAACAAAAGCCGCTAAAATGGTCGACAATATGTAAATACTTTAAACAAGGAGCATTGATCACATATCCATGATCATATCTTGGATCTTGATAACCACCTACTAAGTACTCGATGTCTAAGCTCTGCAGCGATGGCAAACAAATCGAATACGTCTTCACATTGTCGGCTAACCATCGACGTACAACCAATGTTTCAAGAATAGGGAAGCAAGACAAAAATCTATCAACGGTTTGATCGCTTGAGTAGCTCATATCTCGAAGAGATAAAATCTTGAGGCTCCTGAAACAGGCTTTCGAAGGAACATCCTCAATGATCATTCCTTGGAGGCGTAATACCACAAGGGTTTCATGTGCATACAAGCTCATAGGAAACCGTATAGGATCACGGCAGATAAGGTAATATAAAAGCTTAAGATCAAGAACATTGCGAGCAACCGCAACATTAACCCATTTTTCAAAAGATTCAGGGGCATAATCTCGGCGACAAAGAGTGAGATGAAAAGTTTCTAGTACAGGGGTTATGCTTCGCTCCAAGAACTTGTTGATAAACTCTGAAGGTGCGGCGGATGTGGCATGATATATGTATGAATAGTCATGAAACTCTAGCTTGGGAACAAGTTTCCATACAGAACACCATCGTCTGGACAAAAGTGACGTCGCCACAATCTCTTTTGTCGggatttttaacaaaatcttcACCAGCAAATCGTCACATAACTCATTGATATTTCCCATATTCGACCAAATAGTATGCTTCTCCTTAGAAATCAGCAAACGGAACAAAATTGAGTCGCAAGGATATACACGAGGAAGGAAGTAACAGAGAGAGCGAAACCCCTAATTGTGCtgattgtttatgtttttttaatgattgtttatttgtttatgtttaaaagtgctaatatatttttagaaggATTTAAAAAGTGgtaaatttataactaataaACTTAGTTATGCAGTTTTcgtataattttaaagtttattgtaTATACAATTTTAACTTACTATAAAACTAAGTGATTttcccgtgcatgagcacggatataaatatttttaaaataaatatactataataactGATtgctatataatttaattttaaattaatttataatttgtatgcataatttatattaataatattacattacttTGCTTAgccatatgattttagatatgttatatataatggatttttttacagtcgatttagttattaTTTGAGTATATTAAgttgaatttattttttgaatttaactaaatatttttattctaaatataataaaattttgaataattttcttatttgcatttaagTCTGTTGTTGTcgtagatatgtaaatatattttagaaagattatgtataacttaagatatatagtgctaaaatgaaataaaatgaacTAAAGTGTGTGATTTCAgattacataaattaatataattaaaatattatgaagTTCCATgcatatatatctaaattttacaaaagaactaaattgtaacaattggttaatactttatttttatttggtaaTATATTTTGAGtcatcctataatttatatttataacacaaattattattattataaaattatatattcttactatagttaaatctattattttagatataagatTGATTAGTAGAGTCACTCATGTTGTCagtatattgagttacatatattctttcaaattcaaactgaagtatagttttttattttatttttgatttacgTGATCAgactaataaaattaagtatcTAGACTCCATTTAGCAAAAATCCAATTCATAACttaaatataatactatatatatataattaagttaaatcagattgattttatttatcgtttaaatgtGCATGTGTGATCacaatatttatcaaaatatatgttcatttaaaaatattataaaataaaacgatNNNNNNNNNNNNNNNNNNNNNNNNNNNNNNNNNNNNNNNNNNNNNNNNNNNNNNNNNNNNNNNNNNNNNNNNNNNNNNNNNNNNNNNNNNNNNNNNNNNNcctctcgcgtttcggggaagtgtccatggaacctcttttctgataagtgttgggcccaaatatgaccccctagctagtgatagacaataagaaatgataacgggccgcgaaaggcccatcatgaattcaatcttcaaaaacagctaagtcagatccggaggctgtgagctggagatgttcatcagagaggtcaaggaaaagaggcagctcgttgataAGTAAACAgacgcaggacccggtcaaagaggtagctcgtggacaaataaataggcgcaggacccggtcaaaggggagctgttacaaatccctcaaatcacggaggggatctcgggaaccagttggctacgatcaagcgggacctgaggctatttaaagaagacatcaaacaataATCAAGGGATCCGCATTCTCTACGATTCATACACATTAGCTCTTAAATACTATTATCTCTTtgtaatctcaaaaacattctttgtaaacaattcttatcaagaatcaataaaatcatcattcatcttataagttcttacgggattcagcccacgttatctttccctaaccttttcctaaatcttaacctgacctaaaatcaggaggtgagtttaatccctcacaattggcgccgtctgtggggaagaaacaatggaatcccttactcaaacttaaggatgaatccagtcgatcagacaacaaattcatctaaccgatgaacagtatcccgatgaacagtactcgtactggatgaacagtactggatgaacagtatctcgatgaacagtatctcggtgaacagtatctcgatgaacagtatctcggtgaacagtatctcgatgaacagtatcccgatgaacagtatcccgatgaacagtactcggatgaacagtactggaagaacagtatctcgatgaacagtatctcgatgaacagtatctcgatgaacagtgctggagcagccaGCACGAGAACCTCCAAtgggatcgatccagggctcccagccctcgtaacccctcagcaccaacctgctccgaaccagacggaggctcagctctctgagatccatcgcatgatgatgcagctggtagaaaaagctcaagaaggtgagcgtacaatgcaacagctagccgctcggcagcaacgattcgaagaggtcactagatctcgaaccgcaacaacccaaccaccgcaacgtcagggcttgggagtgaccttccgagatcgaataactgacccctcgttccctcgaggatgtctcgacttttcccttgataacactggaTCAGGAGAACAGGGACCAGCTTTCCAAACGCCTCATGCTAGGACATCTCCCGTGTTCagtccacccctcac
This genomic stretch from Raphanus sativus cultivar WK10039 chromosome 3, ASM80110v3, whole genome shotgun sequence harbors:
- the LOC108845145 gene encoding putative FBD-associated F-box protein At5g56430, whose translation is MGNINELCDDLLVKILLKIPTKEIVATSLLSRRWCSVWKLVPKLEFHDYSYIYHATSAAPSEFINKFLERSITPVLETFHLTLCRRDYAPESFEKWVNVAVARNVLDLKLLYYLICRDPIRFPMSLYAHETLVVLRLQGMIIEDVPSKACFRSLKILSLRDMSYSSDQTVDRFLSCFPILETLVVRRWLADNVKTYSICLPSLQSLDIEYLVGGYQDPRYDHGYVINAPCLKYLHIVDHFSGFCSLVNIPDKLEAEIHLRFCDSDKLLRSLTSAKLLSLCLKPQMDSCLKGDFDQLVSLELCVMCSLDWLNIILKHSPKLRVLRLSRTRHSCQNSRNVRTNWERPSCIPECLMSSLETVEWIAYKGTEEEENVVKYLLENGNLCLKKRWCKASYEILSLGPRS